In Acaryochloris marina S15, a single genomic region encodes these proteins:
- a CDS encoding agmatinase family protein produces MAENPTFGPPNSNPDFSSTEANRALEKEAQLPLTGWQQEVDRGLELGLEAAASIRDRSIPTFSRGELPHYAGINTFLKAPYLEDVRKVGEYDIAVVGVPHDSGTTYRPGTRFGPQGIRRISALYTPYNFEMGIDLREQITLCDVGDIFTIPANNEKSFDQISKGIAHIFSSGAFPIILGGDHSIGFPTVRGVCRHLGDKKVGIIHFDRHVDTQETDLDERMHTCPWFHATNMDNAPAKNLVQLGIGGWQVPRQGVKVCRERATNILTVTDITEMGLDAAVDFALERALDGTDCVYISFDIDCIDAGFVPGTGWPEPGGLMPREALYMLGKIIRQAPVCGLEIVEVSPPYDVSDMTSLMATRVICDTMAHLVLSGQLPRQQTPDYIHPEANMAVGSEWV; encoded by the coding sequence ATGGCTGAAAATCCGACCTTTGGTCCTCCAAACTCTAATCCTGATTTTTCTTCCACCGAGGCCAATCGTGCCTTAGAAAAAGAAGCACAACTCCCCCTCACAGGCTGGCAACAAGAAGTCGATCGAGGATTAGAACTGGGCTTAGAAGCAGCAGCTAGCATCCGGGATCGCAGCATTCCTACCTTCTCACGAGGAGAACTGCCCCACTATGCAGGTATCAACACCTTTCTCAAAGCGCCTTACCTAGAAGATGTGCGTAAAGTCGGTGAGTACGATATTGCTGTTGTGGGCGTTCCCCATGACTCAGGCACCACCTATCGTCCCGGCACACGCTTCGGTCCTCAGGGCATTCGTCGGATTTCAGCCCTCTATACCCCCTACAATTTCGAGATGGGCATCGATTTGCGGGAGCAGATTACCCTCTGTGACGTGGGCGATATCTTCACTATCCCCGCCAACAACGAAAAATCCTTTGACCAAATCTCTAAAGGAATAGCCCATATCTTCAGTTCTGGGGCTTTTCCCATTATTTTAGGAGGTGATCACTCCATTGGATTCCCCACCGTTCGCGGCGTCTGCCGCCATTTGGGAGATAAGAAAGTCGGTATCATCCACTTCGATCGCCATGTGGATACCCAAGAAACCGACCTAGATGAGCGCATGCATACCTGTCCTTGGTTTCATGCCACCAACATGGATAACGCTCCCGCTAAAAACCTGGTACAGCTAGGCATCGGTGGTTGGCAAGTGCCTCGCCAAGGGGTCAAGGTCTGCCGAGAGCGAGCCACTAATATCTTGACCGTCACTGACATTACCGAAATGGGTCTAGATGCTGCCGTTGACTTCGCCCTAGAAAGAGCCTTGGACGGCACAGACTGTGTGTATATCAGTTTCGACATTGACTGTATTGATGCCGGATTTGTCCCCGGTACCGGCTGGCCAGAACCCGGTGGTCTCATGCCCCGAGAAGCGCTCTATATGCTCGGTAAAATCATTCGACAAGCGCCCGTCTGTGGCCTGGAAATTGTCGAAGTTTCGCCCCCCTATGACGTCAGCGATATGACCTCTCTGATGGCCACGCGGGTGATCTGCGATACCATGGCCCATCTGGTTCTCTCTGGACAACTGCCCCGTCAGCAAACACCCGACTATATTCACCCTGAAGCCAATATGGCAGTGGGTTCTGAGTGGGTTTAG
- a CDS encoding CPBP family intramembrane glutamic endopeptidase — MKPSNSAPTKPWNARETVGLTILILVVFFSISSAIALFFVILQMVQDPSLTPEAVLAEIEKDGLVLSLATLISGIVTSGMIYALLKVRPALTVKQYLALRKPRWTAWFIWNGLLLALILLSESILRSFEYQDTFTAELYQTAQFPILLYIAIVGIAPVFEELLFRGFLFHGLQSSRLGSGGAIVITAVGWAILHVQYGPLVISQIVCFGLLFGVARWQTHSLFVPLSMHCLNNFLALLTTSLQHP; from the coding sequence GTGAAACCGTCGAATTCTGCCCCGACTAAACCTTGGAATGCCAGGGAAACCGTAGGATTAACAATCCTAATTTTGGTGGTTTTCTTCAGTATCAGTAGTGCGATCGCACTCTTCTTCGTCATCTTGCAAATGGTGCAAGACCCCAGTCTCACCCCAGAAGCAGTCCTGGCAGAGATCGAAAAAGATGGCCTGGTCCTATCCCTAGCCACCCTGATCTCGGGTATCGTTACGAGCGGGATGATTTACGCGCTGTTAAAGGTTCGTCCGGCCTTGACCGTTAAACAGTACCTCGCCCTCCGCAAACCGCGGTGGACCGCCTGGTTCATCTGGAATGGGCTATTACTGGCCCTGATTTTGCTATCAGAATCGATTCTGCGGTCTTTTGAATATCAAGACACCTTTACTGCCGAACTCTATCAAACCGCTCAATTTCCCATCCTGCTCTACATTGCCATTGTGGGAATTGCGCCTGTGTTTGAGGAACTCCTCTTTCGGGGGTTCCTATTCCACGGTCTTCAATCTTCACGGCTGGGGTCTGGCGGTGCCATTGTCATTACGGCAGTCGGCTGGGCCATCTTACATGTTCAGTATGGCCCGCTAGTGATCAGCCAAATCGTTTGCTTTGGCCTGCTGTTTGGAGTCGCCCGTTGGCAAACGCATTCCTTGTTTGTTCCGCTTTCTATGCATTGTCTCAACAATTTTTTAGCTTTGTTGACCACCAGCTTGCAGCACCCTTGA
- a CDS encoding photosystem I assembly protein Ycf3 gives MPSDNFIDKAFSAMSDVVMKVIPTDKKSKDAFKYYRSGMAAQVDGNYAKALGNYTEALTLEEDPFDKSYILYNMGLIFANNGDHEKALDYYHQSLELNPNLVQALYNTGVILHYKGEQAEEATELDEAERFFALAADFWKRAIKIAPNNYSEVQNWLKTTGRIGVG, from the coding sequence ATGCCTAGCGACAATTTTATAGATAAAGCTTTTTCAGCAATGTCCGATGTCGTCATGAAAGTCATTCCTACGGATAAAAAGTCCAAAGATGCTTTCAAGTACTATCGGTCTGGAATGGCGGCTCAGGTAGATGGCAACTATGCAAAAGCACTGGGCAACTATACCGAAGCACTCACTCTAGAAGAAGATCCCTTCGACAAAAGTTATATCCTCTACAACATGGGATTGATTTTTGCCAATAATGGCGATCATGAAAAAGCCTTGGATTACTACCATCAATCGTTAGAGTTAAATCCAAATTTAGTCCAGGCGTTATATAACACTGGGGTCATTCTCCATTACAAGGGCGAGCAAGCAGAAGAAGCCACCGAATTGGATGAAGCCGAACGCTTTTTCGCTTTAGCCGCCGACTTCTGGAAGCGCGCCATTAAAATTGCCCCCAACAACTACAGTGAAGTGCAAAATTGGCTGAAGACAACGGGACGCATCGGCGTCGGTTAG
- a CDS encoding DUF389 domain-containing protein: MAIHLRNWLADHLEISPRRKAEIYHSLLDSVSLGDISYWLQVLFSAGIATLGLVLNSPAVIIGAMLISPLMGGILANGLAFAVGDLVLGTRAIVNLAVSCLAAIVFAILIIAPIPFKELTPEIAARTQPNALDLFIALFSGALGSIATAKEPKGVVTSIPGVAIAVALMPPLCVVGYGIGIRLSSDVVGIGGFQVARGGGLLFLTNLAAITLMSMLVFLALNIGMPEVKSQAVEWHEQDPESRWVKNLLTRLPVTNQLQKIGSLPSRLAVILLPILVLLVPLSQSFSRLQTQLAQKQEDNALRRLATTIWQGNFANTATGEPRSYISQLNTTAIEDKLTVQLTVFTSEPYTLDERQRFRETLARQLNRPANSLDIQLIEILTASNELLARLSDDPVVTEPITPEASPISVSQAQVNLLQTVDTALGTMVLPAPALPLRHEVSTSAIAPLTLKIFYLSNRDIGGDAQTLLREDLRNRLQSPMTQVILERVPTFPTPLTFELDLSAISPESQQTLNQVGTILQQQPNLSVDIVARAETLENPVMNSNRIKAVQTFLTQTWRIDQQRINSRSGPELERGEQPTILLKINM, encoded by the coding sequence GTGGCAATACACCTTCGTAACTGGCTGGCGGATCATCTAGAGATCAGTCCTCGCCGTAAAGCAGAAATCTATCACAGCCTCCTCGATTCAGTCAGTTTAGGGGATATCAGTTACTGGCTGCAGGTGCTTTTCTCGGCAGGCATTGCCACTCTCGGATTGGTCTTAAATAGTCCAGCCGTCATTATTGGTGCCATGCTCATTTCTCCTTTGATGGGAGGCATTTTGGCCAATGGCTTAGCCTTTGCTGTGGGTGATTTGGTCTTAGGCACCCGGGCTATCGTGAATTTAGCAGTGAGCTGTCTGGCTGCCATTGTCTTTGCCATCCTGATTATTGCCCCTATTCCTTTTAAAGAACTCACCCCTGAAATTGCGGCCCGGACACAGCCGAATGCCCTAGATCTATTTATTGCCTTGTTCTCTGGGGCTTTAGGGTCGATTGCCACAGCCAAAGAGCCTAAGGGCGTGGTTACATCCATTCCCGGAGTAGCGATCGCTGTGGCCCTGATGCCACCCCTTTGTGTGGTCGGCTACGGTATTGGTATCCGTCTCAGCTCTGATGTGGTAGGCATTGGGGGCTTTCAAGTGGCCCGTGGGGGAGGGTTATTATTCTTAACTAATCTAGCCGCCATCACCTTAATGTCCATGTTGGTGTTTTTGGCCCTCAATATCGGCATGCCCGAAGTCAAATCCCAGGCCGTCGAATGGCATGAACAGGATCCCGAAAGCCGATGGGTCAAAAATTTACTGACGCGTCTGCCGGTTACCAATCAGCTCCAGAAAATTGGCAGTTTACCCAGCCGACTCGCGGTAATTTTACTCCCCATCCTGGTGTTACTGGTTCCTCTCAGTCAATCTTTTTCGCGATTACAGACACAGTTAGCTCAGAAACAGGAAGATAACGCCCTGCGCCGACTAGCCACCACGATCTGGCAAGGTAATTTTGCCAATACGGCCACTGGAGAACCTCGGTCCTACATTAGCCAGTTGAATACAACTGCCATCGAGGATAAGCTAACGGTGCAGTTAACGGTATTTACCAGCGAACCGTATACTCTCGACGAGCGGCAGCGGTTCAGAGAGACCCTGGCCCGCCAATTAAACCGACCGGCCAATTCTCTGGATATCCAGTTGATTGAGATTTTAACGGCTTCCAATGAGCTGCTAGCTCGGCTCTCCGATGACCCGGTGGTGACAGAACCTATCACCCCAGAAGCTTCACCCATCAGCGTCTCCCAGGCTCAGGTTAATTTACTGCAAACGGTTGATACTGCCTTGGGAACGATGGTACTTCCCGCTCCTGCTCTCCCCCTCCGTCACGAAGTCAGCACGAGTGCGATTGCCCCCCTCACTCTAAAAATTTTCTATCTCAGCAATCGTGACATTGGGGGTGATGCCCAAACATTACTGCGAGAAGACCTGCGCAATCGACTCCAGTCGCCGATGACTCAGGTCATTTTGGAGCGAGTACCGACGTTCCCCACCCCCTTAACTTTTGAATTAGACCTGTCAGCCATTTCTCCCGAGAGTCAACAAACGTTGAATCAGGTGGGCACGATTCTGCAACAGCAGCCTAATTTGTCGGTGGATATTGTGGCTCGGGCCGAAACCTTAGAAAATCCCGTGATGAACAGTAATCGGATCAAAGCAGTCCAAACGTTTTTGACCCAAACTTGGCGCATCGATCAACAGCGCATCAACAGCCGATCAGGTCCTGAGTTGGAGCGGGGAGAACAGCCTACTATTCTGCTCAAAATTAACATGTAG
- the hypA gene encoding hydrogenase maturation nickel metallochaperone HypA codes for MHETDMTKALIMTVKDWYDSQPEDPKITKIHLVVGRFTCVEPVSLQFAYEVQTRDTFLAGTELVIRETPLIAFCHPCQKEYSPAIGLQYSCPDCGTPMEDIRSGRELKIDHIEYCSDSAQAYAPNC; via the coding sequence ATGCATGAAACAGACATGACCAAGGCCCTGATCATGACGGTCAAAGATTGGTACGACTCCCAACCCGAAGATCCAAAAATCACCAAAATTCATTTGGTTGTCGGTCGGTTTACCTGTGTTGAACCCGTCAGCTTGCAGTTCGCCTATGAAGTTCAAACCCGTGACACTTTCTTAGCCGGGACAGAACTGGTGATTCGAGAAACGCCTTTAATCGCCTTTTGTCACCCCTGCCAAAAAGAATATTCCCCAGCCATCGGCTTGCAGTATTCCTGTCCTGACTGTGGAACGCCGATGGAAGACATCCGGTCCGGTCGCGAACTCAAAATTGACCATATCGAATATTGTTCTGATTCAGCCCAAGCTTATGCACCAAACTGTTGA
- a CDS encoding DMT family transporter, with translation MIGEIAAVSAAFLWAVASMIYATLGRRAPALALNLGKGVIAIALLGITIVVQGLDAPALAGRSSLLLLLSGAIGIGFGDTVYLEALRYLGARRTLLLGTLAPPISACLALWFLREQLSPFAWGGIAVTIMGIVWVISERAAETHAATQQGRGLFYAFLASLAQAIGAILSRAALDNTAVSPQWGALLRLAAGVIVVVVWGVMRQQLQAWWQAMNTTDLLLRLFAASFAGTYLGIWLQQLSLKYTVTGISQTLNATSPLFVLPIAVLMGERISSRAWLGAFIAVIGVGLLLAQTG, from the coding sequence ATGATTGGAGAAATCGCGGCTGTTAGTGCGGCGTTCCTGTGGGCCGTGGCTTCGATGATTTATGCGACCTTAGGCCGTCGAGCCCCTGCCTTAGCCTTGAATCTAGGTAAAGGGGTGATCGCGATTGCCCTACTGGGAATCACCATTGTTGTTCAGGGTCTCGATGCTCCAGCGTTGGCTGGAAGAAGCAGCCTGTTGTTGCTCTTGAGTGGGGCCATTGGCATTGGGTTTGGCGATACGGTGTATCTGGAAGCATTACGGTATCTGGGGGCCCGGCGGACGCTGTTATTAGGCACCCTAGCGCCTCCCATATCGGCCTGTCTGGCCCTGTGGTTTTTGCGGGAGCAGCTCTCTCCGTTTGCCTGGGGTGGGATTGCTGTCACCATTATGGGAATTGTCTGGGTAATTAGTGAACGGGCGGCTGAAACCCATGCTGCGACACAGCAAGGACGTGGTTTGTTCTATGCATTCTTGGCTTCTTTAGCTCAGGCCATTGGCGCGATTCTCTCGCGGGCGGCATTGGACAATACGGCGGTCAGCCCACAATGGGGGGCTTTGTTGCGGTTGGCGGCCGGCGTGATTGTGGTGGTGGTTTGGGGGGTGATGCGGCAGCAGTTACAGGCCTGGTGGCAGGCTATGAACACTACCGATCTGCTGCTCCGACTGTTTGCGGCCTCGTTTGCCGGGACCTATTTGGGGATTTGGCTGCAGCAGCTCTCCCTCAAGTACACGGTGACGGGGATTTCCCAAACCTTGAATGCCACGAGCCCCTTATTTGTATTGCCCATTGCCGTGTTAATGGGTGAGCGCATCAGTTCCCGAGCATGGTTGGGAGCTTTCATTGCAGTCATTGGGGTGGGTTTGTTATTGGCTCAAACTGGATAA